Part of the Streptomyces europaeiscabiei genome is shown below.
ACACCGAACGGCCGAAAGCCGACAGCAGCAGCTCGAACAGATCACGATCGTGCGAGGCCAACTCACGCGCGTAGAGCAGAATAGGGGTTCCCGCGCCGAACTCTTGCTGCAACCTGCTCAGCCATTGATCCGGCGACTCGGTGCCATCAGGAGCCGGCATCAGGGCACGGTCGGAGAGCACTTCGTCGCCCACGGTGATCTTTATCAGCTCGCGTTTGTCGTCACCTCCCAACACGGCGCGCACCGCGCCGATCACTCCCTTCCAGACCGCCTCGGGAGTGATCGCAGGGCAATCCCACGCCTCGACCCGCGTGCTCCTGGCCGAGTCGGGAGACTTCGCGATCGTCAATTGGGTTGCCACCATGGCTGTCTTCCTCTCTGAAAAATGCCTCTGCTGTCGCTCTGACGGTTGCAGCGAGCGCCTGGAGGTCCGCTGTGGAGCGTCGTTGACCGGTCATTCAGTGGGGCCGCCGGATGAGAGCGCCGCGGCGTGCGTCCGCGAGCCACCCAGGCCGGCCACAGGTTCCGCTTCGAACACCTGGAGCCGGTCATACACGCACTGGCCGGCTGCGATGGTGAGGTCCACCTGCGCCTCGCACAAAGCGTCCGGTCCCTCCCGCAGGACGTCGAGGTCGAGTACCACGACATCGGCAGGGGCTCCGGGAGTCAGGGTTGCCGGGTGCTGATGCAGGTGGCCTGTGCCGGTCGTGAATGCCCGGAGAATGTCAGGCATGCCGATCCGCTCGTCGGGGTTGAGCGGATCGGGGCTGTATCCCGGGCCAAGCCAGGGCGCACTGGCCAGAGCAGGTAGCCGGGTGACCGCGACGTAGGCGCCCCAGAGCGGGTTCGGGCTGCTCACGGGCCAGTCGCTGCCGGCTGCCAGCCGGGTGCCCGCTCGGGCGAGGCTGGCGAACTGATACTGACTGTCCACGCGGTGTGTGCCGAGCATCGGCTCGTACGTCTCTCGCATGTGCGGGATCTCCGCCGCCCAGAGCGGCTGCACGTTCGCTGTCACGTCGAGCTCGGCGAACCTGGGCAGGTCGGCGTCGGCTACGAGCTGCACGTGGGCGATGTGGTGCCGTCGCTCGAAGGAGCGCCCGGCCGCCTGGACCGCGTCCAGGCACTCACGCACCGCCCTGTCTCCGACGGCATGGAAGTGCACGGAGAAGTCCGCGCGAACCAGCGCGCTCACAGCCTCCCTCAGCTGTGCGGGGTGGAGTTTGCCGGGCGGCGTGACGGACCTGTCGAGGTAGGGCGAGAGCAGAGCGGCCCAGCCGTTCTCACATATGCCGTCCTGCATGATTTTCACGTGGTCCGCGGGCAGGCCAACAGCTCGGGCCTGTTCACGTCGCGCGCACAGTTCGTCCACCTGCTCGAGCCCGCGGCCGGGATCCCACCACAGTGCCAGTGACACGGCGCCAGTCAGCTCTCCGCGGCCGGCCAGCGCGACGTAGGCAGGCAGCGGGTCGGGTAAGCCGAGGTAGGGGCCGACGAGAGCGTCCTGCCAGGCCGTGAGACCGTGCCGGTGCAGGATGCTTTGTGCCGTGAGCAGAGCGTTCTCCAGCGCTGCTCGATCCGGTACGGGTATGTGCCGACCCACCAGAGCAGCCGCTGCCTCATGGAGCAGACCCGTCGGTCGGCCGCGATGGTCCCTGACGATCGTCCCGAACGGCGGATCGGGAGTGTGCGTGCCGATGCCGGCGCGAGTGAGGGCAGTGCTGTTCACCCAGGCGTCGTGCAGGTCCGAGCCCAGAAGATAGACGGGACGGTCGCGTACGACTTTGTCGAGGAGGTCGACGGCCGGCGTACTGCCTGAAAAGAACGCCGAGTTGGCGCCTCCTCCGACGATCCAGCCAAGGTCCGTGTGCTGCCGCGCGTATGCCTGGATCCGCTCCAGAG
Proteins encoded:
- a CDS encoding amidohydrolase — its product is MGHDAEVIGTHGRLVMPGFQDAHVHPLAAGLLESWCDLRDAVDAVDALERIQAYARQHTDLGWIVGGGANSAFFSGSTPAVDLLDKVVRDRPVYLLGSDLHDAWVNSTALTRAGIGTHTPDPPFGTIVRDHRGRPTGLLHEAAAALVGRHIPVPDRAALENALLTAQSILHRHGLTAWQDALVGPYLGLPDPLPAYVALAGRGELTGAVSLALWWDPGRGLEQVDELCARREQARAVGLPADHVKIMQDGICENGWAALLSPYLDRSVTPPGKLHPAQLREAVSALVRADFSVHFHAVGDRAVRECLDAVQAAGRSFERRHHIAHVQLVADADLPRFAELDVTANVQPLWAAEIPHMRETYEPMLGTHRVDSQYQFASLARAGTRLAAGSDWPVSSPNPLWGAYVAVTRLPALASAPWLGPGYSPDPLNPDERIGMPDILRAFTTGTGHLHQHPATLTPGAPADVVVLDLDVLREGPDALCEAQVDLTIAAGQCVYDRLQVFEAEPVAGLGGSRTHAAALSSGGPTE